A window of the Ostrea edulis chromosome 1, xbOstEdul1.1, whole genome shotgun sequence genome harbors these coding sequences:
- the LOC130051870 gene encoding uncharacterized protein LOC130051870, with the protein MFYKFLADYEKARKKLKLAEVTSDLQTDAEEASLAKLGKRNKRPNPRYESETEDEVDEPIIRRKSPRKKTGPPAPIIPEPPSTPVIARQASPPPLPTLFSTPLPSSTSGKLNKLLQLD; encoded by the exons atgttttacaaatttttaGCTGACTATGAAAAAGCCAGGAAAAAACTAAAATTAGCAGAGGTTACTTCGGACCTGCAGACCGATGCAGAAGAGGCATCCCTAGCAAAATTGGGCAAACGCAACAAAag ACCAAACCCCCGCTATGAGAGTGAAACAGAGGATGAAGTTGATGAACCTATAATTAGGAGAAAGTCTCCCAGGAAAAAGACAGGCCCTCCAGCTCCTATCATTCCTGAGCCTCCATCTACGCCTGTTATTGCCAGACAAGCATCACCACCACCTTTACCAACTCTCTTTTCCACACCTTTACCTTCAAGTACATCAGGTAAGTTAAACAAATTATTGCAGCTTGACTGA